In the genome of Myxococcus stipitatus, one region contains:
- a CDS encoding FUSC family protein, with the protein MNTLWRHLESVFHVERTRPAFGAGLRAALAVGVPMVIAAIQHLPAATWAGMAGLFVTLVDRGGPYRDRALSMGAMTLLGAVMGLVSALRGSDGSAVLFTWVCVTACGFARSYGDTPGLMGVVLANYTVVSLALPAQNLTDALIRSGLFILGGLWAMTLALVLWPLRPYRPARAAIAVCYRQLADRAEEVGRWPLDGPPAPVNVVELVDWESRTRQSLEGARDVLASTRRARAGESDRGEHLLVLLEGADALLALLVALPETLEVAPREPRYQALRAEIHRAFAEHARDLRHIALALERERHEASPSTWSPDRARRVMASLSEEGALSDSARASYSHAIGLLVRMREYSDALLDVADHLEDGRPVELDMPVGPHPASQRSRPLLEPLRDNLGTDSVIFRHALRLGVTAALATALVRVLKLDHGYWVIITVILVLQPYSGMTFRRGLERAAGTLLGGALAAGLVVLVREPAVLLVAIMAFFAVAIAVKPLSFSAFQVLLAPALVLLAEMQTGDWELAGVRIANTLLGGALALIGARLLWPSPEHSRFPEEVASALRADRDYLLSVAAARSDSEPEVREARRKLGIRLLSAEASFQRLLTEWRGSSRQLEPTMALLAYARRFGAAVTAVAASLQWHGRQDLSPVASYAGNVLEDLALAVEHRRVPSPLPRSWVQQEGADALFSTQMDRLVRQLTVLHHATVRAAPQLSS; encoded by the coding sequence ATGAACACGCTCTGGCGCCACCTCGAGTCCGTGTTTCATGTGGAGCGCACGCGTCCCGCGTTCGGGGCGGGGCTTCGCGCCGCGCTCGCCGTGGGCGTGCCCATGGTCATCGCGGCGATACAGCATCTGCCCGCGGCGACCTGGGCGGGCATGGCGGGGCTCTTCGTCACGCTCGTCGACCGAGGAGGCCCCTATCGAGACCGGGCCCTGTCCATGGGGGCCATGACGCTGCTGGGCGCGGTGATGGGGCTGGTCTCCGCGCTGCGCGGGTCCGACGGGTCCGCGGTCCTCTTCACCTGGGTCTGCGTCACGGCGTGTGGCTTTGCCCGCTCGTATGGAGACACGCCGGGGTTGATGGGCGTGGTGCTCGCCAACTACACGGTGGTGTCCCTGGCGCTCCCCGCGCAGAACCTGACGGACGCGCTCATCCGCTCGGGGTTGTTCATCCTCGGCGGCTTGTGGGCGATGACCCTGGCCCTGGTGCTGTGGCCCCTGCGGCCCTATCGCCCCGCGCGTGCGGCCATCGCCGTCTGCTACCGGCAGCTCGCGGACCGGGCGGAGGAGGTGGGGCGATGGCCGCTCGACGGTCCTCCCGCGCCCGTCAATGTCGTCGAGCTCGTGGACTGGGAGTCTCGCACCCGTCAGTCCTTGGAGGGGGCTCGCGATGTGCTTGCCTCCACGCGCCGCGCTCGCGCCGGGGAGAGTGACCGGGGCGAGCATCTGCTCGTCCTGCTCGAGGGCGCGGACGCCTTGCTCGCGCTGCTGGTGGCGCTGCCCGAGACGCTCGAGGTGGCGCCTCGCGAGCCTCGCTATCAAGCGCTGCGCGCGGAGATACACCGCGCCTTCGCGGAGCACGCGCGAGACCTCCGCCACATCGCCCTCGCGCTGGAGCGGGAGCGGCATGAGGCGTCTCCCTCGACGTGGAGCCCGGACCGGGCGCGTCGGGTGATGGCCTCGCTGTCGGAGGAGGGCGCGCTCTCCGACTCCGCGCGGGCGTCGTACTCGCATGCCATTGGCCTGCTGGTCCGGATGCGCGAGTACTCCGACGCGCTGCTGGATGTGGCCGACCACCTGGAGGACGGGCGCCCCGTCGAGCTGGACATGCCGGTGGGGCCGCATCCCGCCTCGCAGCGGAGCCGGCCGCTGCTGGAGCCTCTTCGCGACAACCTGGGTACGGACTCCGTCATCTTCCGCCATGCGCTGCGGTTGGGGGTCACGGCGGCGCTGGCGACGGCGCTCGTGCGGGTGCTGAAGCTGGACCATGGCTACTGGGTCATCATCACCGTCATCCTCGTGCTCCAGCCCTATTCGGGCATGACGTTCCGTCGCGGCCTGGAGCGCGCGGCGGGCACGCTGCTCGGAGGGGCGCTGGCGGCGGGGCTCGTCGTGCTGGTGCGCGAGCCGGCCGTGCTCCTCGTCGCCATCATGGCCTTCTTCGCCGTGGCCATCGCGGTGAAGCCCTTGAGCTTCTCCGCCTTCCAGGTGCTCCTCGCGCCCGCGCTGGTGTTGCTGGCGGAGATGCAGACAGGGGACTGGGAGCTCGCGGGCGTGCGCATCGCCAACACACTGTTGGGGGGCGCCCTGGCGCTCATCGGCGCGCGCCTGTTGTGGCCCAGCCCCGAGCACTCCCGGTTTCCCGAGGAGGTGGCCAGCGCGCTGCGCGCCGACCGCGACTACCTGCTGAGCGTCGCCGCCGCGCGCTCGGACTCCGAGCCGGAGGTGCGCGAGGCACGCCGCAAGCTGGGCATCCGGTTGTTGTCCGCGGAGGCGTCCTTCCAACGCCTGCTCACCGAGTGGCGAGGCTCTTCACGACAGCTCGAGCCCACCATGGCGCTGCTCGCGTATGCGCGTCGCTTCGGCGCGGCGGTGACGGCCGTGGCCGCGAGTCTGCAATGGCATGGCCGTCAGGACTTGTCCCCGGTCGCCAGCTACGCGGGCAACGTGCTCGAGGACCTGGCGCTCGCGGTGGAGCATCGCCGCGTGCCTTCGCCGCTGCCCCGGAGCTGGGTCCAGCAAGAGGGCGCGGATGCGTTGTTCAGCACCCAGATGGACCGGCTGGTGCGTCAGCTCACCGTGCTCCACCACGCCACGGTGAGGGCCGCGCCGCAGCTGTCCTCGTAG